Proteins encoded by one window of Cloeon dipterum chromosome 2, ieCloDipt1.1, whole genome shotgun sequence:
- the LOC135937657 gene encoding transmembrane protease serine 9-like has protein sequence MRLGLLVLLSLALCAAQTSDNQSHAYFPAPYFDEGENLSSQNCGNETNWRKWKNVLVEIKRAGYFCMAPLIIISQRSILGLGHCRRGFTSASDLRVFPYNCGGRTTEEECIRQSVKVLDVIEIAINLTASKTLMIYITEKMPSEVVAPICLFNRDNVMDLKLQTESSYFEWHSLLSVPPNEGIKAVLSNCSRVLNRTELEHLKTNRIPIQNILCVENGTNFNKYLINFYKGRYFLRGIRYYGLERIPVYLDILAYMDEITRHAKDIYALRPIPQTKQPRGFTAPDNLSFPNCGSNPTSTRRKRGNDDSSEESKGTKFILHGTIAQRGNHPWHAFIKNSETRTTCGGTLISPTVVLTAAHCIDESEAEDFIVTIGMYDRRQRTAPGVQRRLVRSLTVHPKYNDTETKSDVGIMILSEKISITAHARPICLWNEDSNLTRVAGTEAMAVGFGLVDNHTRTDELQEARLPIRDHKECYLSSRRFFAKHLRPGDNFCAGYTNGTTTCNGDSGGSLSVEKDGRWFIRGIVSFGKSKKVKLVDGNEAWYCHQNYYSLFADVASYMDWIVENTPEISFRN, from the exons ATGCGGCTTGGACTTCTCGTCCTCCTCAGCCTCGCGCTTTGCGCCGCACAAACGTCTGACAATCAGAGCCACGCCTACTTTCCAGCTCCGT ATTTTGACGAAGGAGAAAACTTGAGTAGCCAGAACTGTGGAAACGAAACAAATTGGCGGAAATGGAAGAACGTGTTGGTTGAAATTAAACGTGCTGGTTATTTTTGCATGGCaccattaataattatttctcaaagATCTATACTTGGATTGG GTCATTGCCGCCGTGGGTTTACAAGTGCTAGTGATCTACGGGTATTTCCGTATAATTGTGGTGGTCGCACAACAGAAGAGGAATGCATCAGACAATCCgtcaaa gTACTGGATGTAATTGAAATTGCCATAAATCTGACAGCTTCTAAAACACTCATGATTTATATAACTGAGAAAATGCCGAGTGAGGTCGTAGCTcccatttgtttgtttaaccGTGACAACGTAATGGACTTGAAACTTCAAACAGAATCATCCTACTTTGAATGGCATTCATTGTTG agTGTGCCACCCAATGAAG gaATAAAGGCGGTCCTAAGCAACTGTAGCAGGGTTCTAAACAGGACTGAATTGGAACATTTGAAAACTAATAGAATTCCCATCCAGAATATCCTGTGTGTCGAGAATggcactaatt TTAATAAATATCTCATCAATTTCTACAAAGGCCGTTATTTCTTGAGAGGTATTAGATATTATGGTTTGGAACGAATACCTGTATATTTGGATATATTGGCATACATGGACGAGATCACAAGGCACGCAAAAGACATTTATGCTCTACGCCCGATCCCGCAGACAAAACAACCGAGAG gATTCACCGCGCCAGACAACCTCAGTTTCCCAAACTGTGGAAGTAATCCGACGTCAACAAGAAGGAAACGAGGAAATGACGATTCTTCCGAAGAATCAAAAGggaccaaatttattttacacggAACAATAGCTCAGAGAGGCAACCACCCATGGCATGCTTTCATTAAGAATTCTGAAACTAGAACAACCTGTGGCGGGACACTGATTTCACCCACAGTTGTTTTGACTG ccGCACATTGCATCGATGAATCAGAAGCAGAGGACTTCATAGTTACTATCGGGATGTATGATAGAAGACAAAGAACAGCTCCTGGTGTCCAGAGAAGATTG gTCCGAAGTCTGACCGTGCACCCGAAATATAACGACACAGAAACCAAAAGCGACGTCGGTATAATGattttgagtgaaaaaattagcatAACCGCCCACGCCCGACCAATTTGCCTGTGGAACGAGGACTCCAACTTGACTAGAGTGGCTGGAACTGAAGCTATG GCTGTTGGGTTCGGGCTTGTCGACAACCACACGCGCACAGATGAACTGCAAGAGGCTCGACTGCCGATTAGAGATCACAAAGAGTGCTACTTGTCAAGCAGGAGGTTTTTCGCGAAACATTTAAGGCCGGGAGACAATTTTTGCGCCGGTTACACGAACG GAACGACCACCTGCAACGGGGACAGCGGAGGCAGCCTTTCCGTGGAAAAAGACGGCCGTTGGTTCATCAGGGGCATTGTCAGCTTCGGAAAATCAAAAAAAGTGAAGTTAGTGGACGGCAATGAAGCATGGTACTGTCACCAAAATTACTATTCTTTGTTCGCTGACGTCGCAAGTTACATGGACTGGATCGTGGAAAATACGCCGGAAATTTCATTCCGAAATTAA